From one Lycium barbarum isolate Lr01 chromosome 6, ASM1917538v2, whole genome shotgun sequence genomic stretch:
- the LOC132598628 gene encoding ras-related protein RABA2a-like — MARRAEEEYDYLFKVVLIGDSGVGKSNLLSRFTRNEFVLESKSTIGVEFATRTLQVEGRTVKAQIWDTAGQERYRAITSAYYRGALGALLVYDVTKPTTFENVSRWLKELRDHADSNIVIMLIGNKTDLKHLRAVATEDAQSFAEKEGLSFIETSALEATNVEKSFQTILSEIYRIISKKPLSSEEPAAAVKEGKTLVVGAEEPAPKKACCST; from the exons ATGGCGAGAAGAGCGGAAGAGGAATACGATTACTTGTTCAAGGTAGTATTAATCGGCGATTCAGGAGTTGGTAAATCGAATTTGCTATCTCGATTCACGAGAAATGAGTTCGTTTTAGAGTCCAAATCCACTATCGGCGTTGAATTCGCCACTCGTACTCTTCAG GTTGAGGGAAGGACCGTTAAGGCTCAGATCTGGGACACAGCTGGACAAGAAAGATACAGAGCCATTACAAGTGCTTACTATAGGGGCGCTCTTGGGGCTCTTCTGGTGTATGATGTGACAAAACCAACTACCTTTGAGAATGTTAGCCGGTGGTTGAAGGAACTGAGGGACCATGCAGATTCGAACATTGTGATTATGCTCATTGGAAACAAAACCGATCTGAAGCATCTCCGAGCGGTTGCTACAGAGGATGCTCAAAGCTTTGCTGAAAAAGAGGGCCTTTCTTTCATTGAAACATCTGCATTGGAGGCAACGAATGTAGAGAAGTCTTTCCAGACGATTCTTTCAGAAATCTATCGGATAATCAGTAAGAAGCCACTTTCTTCAGAGGAGCCAGCAGCTGCTGTCAAGGAAGGGAAAACTCTTGTTGTTGGGGCAGAAGAGCCTGCCCCCAAGAAGGCGTGTTGCTCTACATAG
- the LOC132598626 gene encoding 12-oxophytodienoate reductase-like protein — MDANSNSAVPLCTPYKLGRFGLSHRIVFPALTRNRSYNNTPQPHVTEYYSQRATNGGLLISEAAAASDISKECPNLPGIWSEEQVEAWKPVVKGVHDKGGVFFCQIWHAGRLSVPTISALFFSIGVGWSTRPDDQVYEKPTPLPLKSEEIPFIVHDFRIAARNAIKAGFDGIEINASNGGYLIDEFNDKTDEYGGSIEDRCHLALEVVEAVADEIGADKVGIKLSPFDGKKNSNSEALATYMANALSKLDVLYLHVMEPRETANKSLLPIRKAFEGTLIASGGYGKSDGDKAIDENYADLISFGRMFLANPDLPKRFEVNAPLNKYNRSTFYTTDPVIGYSDYPSLEVAS; from the exons ATGGACGCGAACTCTAACTCTGCCGTGCCCCTCTGTACTCCTTACAAACTGGGGAGATTCGGACTCTCTCATAG AATAGTTTTTCCGGCACTAACGAGGAACAGGTCATACAATAATACCCCACAGCCACATGTAACTGAATATTATTCGCAAAGAGCTACTAATGGAGGTCTTCTCATTTCTGAAGCTGCTGCTGCATCCGATATTTCTAAAGA GTGCCCAAATTTGCCTGGAATATGGAGTGAGGAGCAAGTGGAAGCATGGAAACCAGTAGTGAAGGGTGTTCATGACAAAGGAGGCGTCTTCTTTTGTCAAATTTGGCATGCAGGCCGCTTGTCTGTCCCTACTATTAGTGCTTTATTTTTCTCGATTGGCGTTGGCTGGTCCACAA GACCTGATGATCAAGTTTATGAGAAACCTACACCTCTTCCTCTGAAATCTGAAGAAATCCCTTTCATTGTTCATGATTTCAGGATTGCAGCCCGTAACGCGATTAAAGCTG GATTTGATGGAATTGAGATCAACGCTTCAAATGGCGGCTACCTGATTGACGAATTCAATGATAAGACTGATGAATATGGTGGAAGTATCGAGGATCGTTGTCACCTTGCCCTGGAAGTAGTAGAAGCAGTTGCAGATGAAATTGGAGCTGATAAAGTTGGTATAAAACTGTCTCCTTTTGATGGCAAAAAGAACTCAAATTCAGAAGCACTAGCAACTTACATGGCGAATGCACTAAGCAAACTTGATGTTCTCTATCTTCATGTGATGGAGCCAAGAGAAACAGCTAATAAAAGTCTTCTTCCCATTAGGAAGGCTTTTGAGGGGACACTTATTGCTTCTGGTGGTTATGGTAAATCTGATGGGGACAAAGCCATAGATGAGAATTATGCAGATTTGATCTCATTTGGACGTATGTTCTTGGCTAATCCAGATTTACCTAAGCGTTTTGAGGTTAATGCTCCACTTAACAAGTACAATAGAAGCACTTTCTACACTACTGATCCAGTTATTGGCTACAGTGACTACCCATCTCTTGAAGTTGCTTCCTAA
- the LOC132598630 gene encoding uncharacterized protein LOC132598630 — protein MRGVSSFPFLFFFLSFSHLFITGFSDGSSNPKNGTKVDTHVASSSKTGSTILIVCLALVAVALLSFFLFKFWQKKKREEQYARLLKLFEEDDELELELGLRD, from the exons ATGAGAGGGGTCTCTTCatttccctttctttttttcttcctttccttttctCATCTATTCATCACAG GCTTTTCAGATGGTTCTTCTAATCCCAAAAATGGAACAAAAGTTGATACTCATGTTGCATCCAGCAGTAAAACTGGGTCAACGATACTCATTGTATGCCTTGCCCTTGTGGCGGTAGCGCTTCTATCATTTTTCCTTTTCAAGTTTTGGCAAAAGAAGAAGCGTGAAGAGCAGTATGCTCGTCTGCTAAAGTTGTTCGAAGAAGATGATGAGCTTGAGCTTGAGCTGGGTCTTCGGGATTAA